The region TTCCATTTGGAAACTACATCAGTAGTATTAGTCTTTATGGGTTGCTTCAtgtcataatatatttttttacctgcaagagttTCTACGCTGTGTACCacattattatgcaaattggatttaggtgtcataaagattaaattttttgttgtgctattacaTTTATAGATGAttttgtgtgtcagggctctttgaatcactataattaatttcagagagctggattcattagtttgtctggtgatctcaattaaaggaaatctacttaagaaagatgttccacattattaagcaggccggaggtttcaagcaatacgggaaagagaaagaatctctctgctgatgaaaatcatcagatagtgtagtgccatatgacaaggtatgaaaacattagatatttaacaaaaactgaagcgttatcatcGTACTGttaagagatttgtggctgattcagaacaaagatgggtttgtacagataaaggcataatgaggaaggtttctgttagacaaattcatcggattaagagagcagctgttaaaatgcctttgcaaagcagcaaacagttatttgaagctgctggtgcctctggagcctcaaggtggaggatcctccagaggcttgtggtgcatgaacctactattgggccacTAACCAGAACTCACAAGCAGAACCGGTCGCAGTGGgtccagccgtacatgaagattaattttcaaacagacttgttcactgatgactgctgtgttttgaaaatcagaattgttttcatttaattaggTGAATTTCTGTgagtttaattgttttgttgcaattttgcatttacaacaaatgcaaaTGCTCTTCACCACCCAACACTgtaatattgttctttttcaaattaaaagaacCAAACCCTTTTCTGTATTTCACGGCTCATCAAAAAACAAGATGATGCTAGTTTTGGGAGCAAAGGCAGATGTGAATTCTTGTAGATTGGGaaccaaacagtttttcttaaaaaaacatcaacctgaaaacaagaacaagtcgttctttcttcagaaattcaattttatttcatcaagTTTATAATAAAGTTTTCCCTTGAGCAAAACTCACTGTAAGcttgtgcactgcaaaaacagaacatttaccaattatttttagtCTATTTTCCAGTCCAAATCTCAGTTCACTTGAGATAAGGCAAAAGTAACTAATAAGGAACTTTGCAGCAAAATACATGAGctgcttgttttgagtcaattccttaatattgatgaaaaagttttgtttcattgaCTGATTATTTAAGTTATAAAACTGGGAAATGTTTggttattagtgaaataatctgtcaatggaacaGATTGACAGATTCTGTCAATCTGTTCCATTAAGTATATTTATAATGATGAGGTGTCTGTCCTGTGATTGGTGGCTTGCTTTCCAGCAGGAAGTTGTGGACAGggtttaaaagctgctgcaggactgcagacattcacaggaagctggaccagcaatggctctgctgaaggttctgctgctgctgctgggactGGGTGAGTCGGAAACTGGAAACActgttttcagtgtttccagCTTCCACTGGTTCCAGTgaggctgctgctctctgtgactCTCAAATTtcactctgtttctgtttcagactgAAATGTCTTTGCATATAAACTGTGatgctttttaatctttaactgTTAATCCGTTTTCTGTTCCTGCAGCCATGTTTGCTCCTGATTTCTGAGTAAAgtcctcctgtttcttcttcaggtgtttcagtgaactcagatgtttctctgcagaagagAATCATTGGAGGTCGAAACTGTGATGAAGGTGAGCGTCTTTATCACGTTCGGCTGGAGATCACAAGGGGTGAGAGAAAGGAAGGATGTGGAGGATCTCTGATCCACCCTGAGTGGATACTGACTTCAGCTCACTGCATGGCTGAGCCAGGATGGTAGGAAACAGACATGAAGACAGTTTTATCGGCAGATTATCACGTTTTCTGTCTGTTCATTATAATCTACCCTTTTCTGCAGGATTATTGTAGCATTGTTCAAAGTTCATCCAAGGACTATTATACGTTACAATCAGGTAATCCAACAAGCTCCTGTGATTTATACTCGTGATGGCCAGCAGCATGACCTCATGTTGCTGAAGCTTGAGACACCAGTAACAGATGTTCCACTTGCTCAGCTACCAGACTGCAGGCGTCTTAGTAGGTAAGTCTTTCtctgatcaaaaacatgacttcaggttttctgtctccaCTCCTCCagtcctgctgcctctgcttcagcacacctgagtcagGTAATCAGGCCACCAGCAGAATCAGAACCCTCAGCTtagctcaggtgtgttggaccagagacacaTGTAAAGGACGTAGGACACACTGAGGACTGGAGGTGGACACTCCTGTGTCAATGGATGAAGTCCTTCATGGATTTATTTACTGTTCTTTCATTGTTCttcataataattaataattaattgttatcttgtatttttacattttattcttattgtgttttagaGGCGATGTTGTTCAGCTGGCAGGAGAGGGAGCAACAACAGCCGGCCCCAATAATGAACGATGTGAGAGAAATATTGaagttatgagaataaaatctttgtttctgtctctacAGAGACGGTCGagttaagaacatttttatgaatctcATGTTTCTCTACAGTATCCGCTAATCCTATTCCACCACAACTTCAGTGTGTTGACATGAGAGTTATTCAGTTTTCCGGCTTCATCCCAACATATGGGCATGTATTCTATGCTGAAGCACCTAATAAGGATATAtgttttgtaagtttgtttcttaTATACCTCTCTGCAGCGATTagaagatttttctgttttacaacataaataaatatgttgataTGAATTTTTCTACAGGGTGACACTGGTGGAGCAGCGATGCACAACGACATGATTTATGGTGTGATTTCTCTTGGTCAACCAGACCATGCATGTCAGAGACCAGCTGCAATCCTTGATGTGTGTGAATATCTGGCATGGATACAACAAACAACTGGgattcaataaaacataaactataataaaataaaattttcatgaaATTTCATCTCccatataattttataattgtatCTTCATCAGTTTGATCCACATGTTTGTAGAATTACAATGAAtcaatagttgttttttttctcacctgatCTTGACCTCCCTAATGGAGCTTTCTCTgcctcagaaatgaaaaataaatcaataaatgcatgaaaaagaaacatttcctggCTGATCGTCTTTATATTCATGGTTCAGTTTGTTCACTTGATATTTTCCCTGAACTGAGTCTAAAAACGTGACATGGgttttaaatcacatgaagaGGAACATCAGAAGTAattcatttattcagtttttgtctttattttccatcagaAATGAACATGCAGCATCTAAACTCTGCAGTTCTGGAGTTACTCTTCCTGATTTAGTTCTAGAGAAATTTAGACTCCAACAAGACCAAAGAGCTGTGCACAAAAATAGTGAAACAGAAGTCACATAATACAGCaattaaagaaaatcacaaGTTGAAcataacacaaaaaacatcacatttttaataaagatacgaaggaaataaaaagttcaatattcaaaaaaaatttaagagtcaaaatctggaaagaaagaagttttaaaataatttaaaaacaagcaaaactaaTTAATGGTAGCTTCTGGTTGCCACAAATGTAACATaaaggataaaaaaattatctattGCAGTTAAAGtgtcattgtttattttaattttaacactttttataGGCTTACATGaagctat is a window of Xiphophorus maculatus strain JP 163 A chromosome 4, X_maculatus-5.0-male, whole genome shotgun sequence DNA encoding:
- the LOC102235201 gene encoding blarina toxin-like, with amino-acid sequence MALLKVLLLLLGLGVSVNSDVSLQKRIIGGRNCDEGERLYHVRLEITRGERKEGCGGSLIHPEWILTSAHCMAEPGWIIVALFKVHPRTIIRYNQVIQQAPVIYTRDGQQHDLMLLKLETPVTDVPLAQLPDCRRLSRGDVVQLAGEGATTAGPNNERLSANPIPPQLQCVDMRVIQFSGFIPTYGHVFYAEAPNKDICFGDTGGAAMHNDMIYGVISLGQPDHACQRPAAILDVCEYLAWIQQTTGIQ